A genome region from Sphaerisporangium krabiense includes the following:
- the sigJ gene encoding RNA polymerase sigma factor SigJ, with the protein MTKLDRFTASRPRLLGLAYRMLGEAAEAEDVVQDAYLRWEKSGEVAVPDAWLTKVVTNLCLNRLTSARARRECYVGTWLPEPVPTGDGALGPLETVEQRESLSFGMLLLLERLTPPERAAFVLREAFGHGHREIAEILDVDEAHARQLYHRARAHVGEPRKRFTTTPEETTRILERFLAAAARGDVAALERMLAEDAVSWADGGGKAPAAPHPIAGRLRVLRFVLGVARRLIKERAEASIAMVNGGPALLSWHQGTLIALTVPEFADGRVTALRTITNPDKLAYVAARTR; encoded by the coding sequence GTGACCAAGCTCGATCGGTTCACCGCGAGTCGCCCGCGGCTGCTCGGGCTGGCCTACCGCATGCTCGGCGAGGCCGCCGAGGCCGAGGACGTCGTACAGGACGCCTACCTGCGCTGGGAGAAGAGCGGCGAGGTCGCCGTGCCGGACGCCTGGCTGACCAAGGTGGTCACCAACCTGTGCCTGAACCGCCTCACCTCGGCCCGTGCCCGCCGCGAGTGCTACGTGGGCACGTGGCTGCCCGAGCCGGTCCCCACCGGCGACGGCGCCCTCGGCCCGCTGGAGACCGTCGAGCAGCGCGAGTCGCTGTCGTTCGGCATGCTCCTGCTGCTGGAGCGGCTCACCCCGCCCGAGCGCGCCGCCTTCGTCCTGCGCGAGGCGTTCGGCCACGGCCACCGCGAGATCGCCGAGATCCTCGACGTCGACGAGGCCCACGCCCGCCAGCTCTACCACCGGGCACGCGCGCACGTCGGCGAGCCGCGCAAACGCTTCACCACGACGCCGGAGGAGACCACCCGGATACTCGAGCGCTTCCTGGCCGCCGCCGCCCGGGGCGACGTGGCCGCGCTGGAGCGCATGCTCGCCGAGGACGCCGTCTCCTGGGCCGACGGCGGCGGCAAGGCCCCCGCCGCGCCGCATCCGATCGCCGGGCGCCTCCGGGTGCTGCGCTTCGTGCTCGGCGTGGCCAGACGCCTGATCAAGGAGCGGGCCGAGGCGTCGATCGCCATGGTCAACGGCGGGCCCGCCCTGCTCTCCTGGCACCAGGGCACGCTGATCGCCCTCACCGTCCCCGAGTTCGCCGACGGCCGGGTCACCGCCCTGCGCACGATCACCAACCCCGACAAGCTCGCCTACGTCGCCGCCCGCACGCGGTGA
- a CDS encoding MFS transporter, whose amino-acid sequence MDSRALRRARVAVAMTFAVHGAVSGSFATRIPWIQDHVQAGPGELGLALLAPAVGSLIAMPMAGRVIHRFGNRPATRVLLALWSVMLALPAVAPDLGVLWVTLLVFGASAGMCDVGMNEQGVVVEQRMGRSIMSGLHGMWSVGGLAGGAAGTLAAHFGVDARIHLGVTAAVLLAVGLVIGRHLLDVRPRDDQEAPAHFVLPSRSVLLLGLIGFCAVFGEGAGADWSAVYLRDVAGASPGLAAMSYTAFALTMAVGRLSGDMVVRRLGAVVTVRISGLLAALGGVLVVLARSPVPAVAGFMLIGLGVAVVVPLAFAAAGNAARTPSEGVAGVATLSYSSGFIAPSAIGGIAAQTSLPVSFGVVTVLMVAVLLLAGTLGRRRAPVESASTPVS is encoded by the coding sequence GTGGACTCACGCGCGCTGAGACGAGCCCGCGTGGCCGTCGCGATGACCTTCGCCGTCCATGGCGCCGTGAGCGGCTCCTTCGCCACCCGCATCCCCTGGATCCAGGACCACGTGCAGGCCGGTCCCGGCGAGCTGGGCCTGGCGCTGCTCGCCCCGGCCGTCGGGTCGCTGATCGCGATGCCGATGGCCGGCCGGGTCATCCACCGCTTCGGCAACCGCCCCGCCACCCGCGTGCTGCTCGCCCTGTGGTCGGTGATGCTCGCGCTCCCCGCGGTGGCGCCCGACCTCGGCGTGCTGTGGGTGACGCTGCTGGTGTTCGGCGCGTCGGCGGGCATGTGCGACGTCGGCATGAACGAGCAGGGCGTCGTGGTCGAGCAGCGCATGGGCCGCTCGATCATGTCGGGGTTGCACGGCATGTGGAGCGTCGGCGGCCTGGCGGGCGGGGCGGCGGGCACGCTGGCCGCGCACTTCGGGGTCGACGCCCGGATCCACCTCGGCGTCACGGCCGCGGTGCTCCTCGCCGTCGGCCTGGTCATCGGCCGCCACCTGCTGGACGTGCGCCCGCGCGACGACCAGGAGGCCCCCGCGCACTTCGTGCTGCCGTCCCGCTCGGTGCTGCTGCTCGGCCTGATCGGCTTCTGCGCGGTCTTCGGCGAGGGCGCGGGCGCGGACTGGAGCGCCGTCTACCTCAGGGACGTGGCGGGAGCGTCGCCGGGCCTGGCGGCGATGAGCTACACGGCGTTCGCGCTCACCATGGCGGTGGGGCGGCTGTCCGGCGACATGGTGGTCCGGCGCCTCGGGGCCGTCGTGACCGTACGGATCAGCGGGCTGCTCGCGGCGCTCGGCGGGGTGCTCGTCGTCCTCGCCCGCTCCCCGGTCCCCGCCGTCGCCGGCTTCATGCTGATCGGGCTGGGCGTGGCCGTGGTGGTGCCGCTGGCCTTCGCCGCGGCCGGCAACGCCGCGCGCACGCCGAGCGAAGGCGTGGCCGGGGTGGCCACGCTCAGCTACAGCTCCGGTTTCATCGCGCCGAGCGCGATCGGCGGCATCGCCGCCCAGACCAGCCTGCCGGTGTCGTTCGGCGTGGTGACGGTGCTCATGGTCGCGGTGCTGCTGCTCGCGGGCACGCTCGGCCGGCGCCGCGCGCCGGTGGAGTCCGCCTCCACGCCCGTGTCCTGA
- a CDS encoding MarR family winged helix-turn-helix transcriptional regulator: MSTPAPSRTVRDLTGMLAHAAHVMTTRLTAALAEIGSSPRAHCVLFHAMEAERTQIQIAEMTDLDKTTMVVTVDELEREGLAERRPSTTDRRARIVAVTPLGEENVRRGQEIVDRVHAEVLGFLPEDQRQGFVDALARLVDGELAKPVECDRPVRRPRQSRK, from the coding sequence ATGAGCACGCCCGCGCCTTCCAGAACCGTCCGCGACCTCACCGGCATGCTCGCGCACGCCGCCCACGTGATGACCACCCGGCTCACCGCCGCGCTGGCCGAGATCGGCAGCTCGCCGCGCGCGCACTGCGTGCTGTTCCACGCCATGGAGGCCGAGCGCACGCAGATCCAGATCGCCGAGATGACCGACCTGGACAAGACGACCATGGTCGTGACCGTGGACGAGCTGGAGCGCGAGGGCCTGGCCGAGCGCCGCCCGTCCACGACCGACCGGCGCGCGCGCATCGTCGCGGTCACGCCTCTCGGCGAGGAGAACGTGCGGCGCGGCCAGGAGATCGTCGACCGGGTGCACGCCGAGGTGCTGGGATTCCTGCCCGAGGACCAGCGGCAGGGGTTCGTCGACGCGCTGGCCCGCCTGGTCGACGGCGAGCTGGCCAAGCCCGTCGAGTGCGACAGGCCGGTGCGGAGGCCGCGCCAATCGCGCAAGTGA
- a CDS encoding SDR family oxidoreductase: MPAITHTPPPYSGRTAVITGGTIGIGLATAKALVAGGARVVVTGRNEDNLRAAREELGPGAHVVRSDTADLGDIDALAALAGERLGRVDLVFVNAGVATLHPFQDVTEDDYDRQFDVNTKGAYFTMRRLAPLVRDGGSFVLTTSVTVGSGTPGMSVYSGTKAALRSFAQVFAAELLPRGVRVNTVSPGFIRTPTLGAVDATEEERAAFERLGDAVTPMRRHGTSEEVAAAVLFLAFEATFTTGADLAVDGGLGQGLSHPA; encoded by the coding sequence ATGCCCGCGATCACGCATACCCCTCCCCCGTACAGTGGCAGGACGGCCGTCATCACCGGCGGCACGATCGGCATCGGCCTCGCCACGGCCAAGGCGCTGGTGGCGGGCGGCGCGCGGGTCGTGGTGACCGGCCGCAACGAGGACAACCTGCGGGCGGCGCGAGAGGAGCTCGGACCCGGCGCGCACGTCGTGCGCTCCGACACCGCCGACCTCGGCGACATCGACGCCCTGGCCGCGCTCGCCGGGGAACGGCTCGGCCGGGTGGACCTGGTGTTCGTCAACGCCGGGGTCGCCACCCTGCACCCCTTTCAGGACGTCACCGAGGACGACTACGACCGGCAGTTCGACGTCAACACCAAAGGGGCGTACTTCACCATGCGCCGCCTCGCCCCGCTGGTCAGGGACGGCGGGTCGTTCGTGCTGACCACCTCGGTCACGGTGGGCTCCGGCACCCCCGGCATGAGCGTCTACTCGGGCACCAAGGCCGCGCTGCGGTCGTTCGCCCAGGTGTTCGCCGCCGAGCTGCTGCCGCGCGGCGTCCGGGTGAACACCGTGAGCCCGGGCTTCATCAGGACGCCCACGCTCGGCGCCGTGGACGCCACCGAGGAGGAGCGCGCCGCGTTCGAACGGCTCGGGGACGCCGTCACCCCGATGCGCCGGCACGGCACCAGCGAGGAGGTCGCCGCCGCGGTCCTGTTCCTGGCCTTCGAGGCCACCTTCACCACCGGCGCGGATCTCGCGGTGGACGGCGGCCTCGGCCAGGGCCTGTCCCACCCCGCCTGA
- a CDS encoding DHA2 family efflux MFS transporter permease subunit gives MSTSARSRTLALAILCAGMLMIVLDGVIVTVALPAMQRDLGFTPSGLTWTVNAYMIAFGGSLLLAGRLGDLVGRRHVFVAGLAIFSAASALCGLASGPEMLIAVRFLQGLGGAMASAVSLGMIVTLYPEPAGRAKAFGAFSFVGAGGASLGQVLGGVLTQGLSWHWIFFVNVPIGVLAIVLAVRVLPADRGLGLRAGADLLGAALVTAGLMLGVYTIVEAGGRGWASAHTLGFGAVSAVLLTAFVVRQARAEKPLLPLRVFASRNVTGANVIQALMVSALFSFQVLIALYMQNVLGYSAGETGLAMLPCAAAIAVVTLLVAAPLIARFGERRVLVAGLALLTVGIGLLTRLPAADARYVTDLLPTMLSGAGFGLAITALTTLAMSAARPDDAGLASGLFNTTQQVGGAVGLAVLGTIAAASTDTALAGGAERAAALTGGFHLAFTVATGLLLASLVLALTVLRGAPPAAAPADAPAPETARA, from the coding sequence ATGTCCACCTCCGCGCGTTCGCGCACCCTGGCGCTCGCCATCCTGTGCGCCGGGATGCTGATGATCGTCCTGGACGGGGTGATCGTCACCGTGGCACTCCCCGCCATGCAGCGCGACCTCGGCTTCACCCCCTCCGGCCTGACCTGGACCGTCAACGCCTACATGATCGCCTTCGGCGGTTCTTTGTTGCTGGCCGGACGGCTCGGCGACCTCGTCGGCCGCAGGCACGTGTTCGTGGCCGGGCTCGCGATCTTCAGCGCCGCCTCCGCGCTGTGCGGGCTGGCGAGCGGGCCGGAGATGCTCATCGCCGTGCGGTTCCTGCAGGGTCTCGGCGGCGCGATGGCCTCGGCCGTCAGCCTCGGCATGATCGTGACGCTGTACCCCGAGCCCGCCGGGCGCGCCAAGGCGTTCGGCGCGTTCAGCTTCGTCGGCGCGGGCGGCGCCTCGCTCGGCCAGGTGCTCGGCGGCGTGCTCACCCAGGGCCTGAGCTGGCACTGGATCTTCTTCGTCAACGTGCCCATCGGCGTGCTGGCGATCGTGCTCGCCGTGCGGGTGCTGCCGGCCGACCGCGGCCTCGGCCTGCGCGCGGGCGCCGACCTCCTCGGCGCCGCGCTGGTCACCGCCGGGCTGATGCTGGGCGTCTACACGATCGTCGAGGCCGGGGGGCGCGGCTGGGCCTCCGCGCACACCCTCGGCTTCGGCGCGGTGTCGGCGGTCCTGCTCACGGCCTTCGTCGTGCGGCAGGCCCGGGCCGAGAAGCCGCTGCTCCCCCTGCGCGTGTTCGCCTCCAGGAACGTCACCGGCGCCAACGTGATCCAGGCCCTCATGGTCTCGGCGCTGTTCTCCTTCCAGGTGCTCATCGCCCTCTACATGCAGAACGTCCTCGGCTACAGCGCCGGGGAGACGGGCCTCGCCATGCTGCCCTGCGCCGCGGCGATCGCGGTGGTCACGCTGCTCGTCGCCGCCCCCCTGATCGCCCGGTTCGGCGAGCGCCGGGTGCTGGTCGCCGGGCTCGCGCTGCTGACCGTGGGCATCGGCCTGCTGACCCGGCTGCCCGCCGCCGACGCCCGCTACGTGACCGACCTGTTGCCCACCATGCTGTCGGGCGCCGGCTTCGGCCTGGCGATCACCGCGCTCACCACCCTGGCCATGTCCGCCGCGCGTCCCGACGACGCCGGGCTCGCCTCGGGGCTGTTCAACACCACCCAGCAGGTCGGCGGCGCCGTGGGCCTGGCCGTCCTCGGCACGATCGCCGCCGCCTCCACCGACACGGCCCTCGCGGGGGGCGCGGAGCGCGCCGCCGCGCTGACCGGCGGGTTCCACCTGGCCTTCACGGTCGCGACCGGCCTGCTGCTAGCCTCGCTGGTGCTGGCCCTGACCGTCCTGCGCGGCGCCCCGCCCGCCGCGGCCCCCGCCGACGCCCCGGCGCCCGAGACCGCGCGGGCCTGA
- a CDS encoding winged helix-turn-helix transcriptional regulator translates to MSRQPYACGLDAAVDVMGGKWKARILWRLSEGTRRFGELRRDIPGISEKMLIQQLREMEAHGLVRREIHRQVPPKVEYSLTGFGASLNAALEPLGEWGHAHMERIAAAQESLEQERARPRGARP, encoded by the coding sequence ATGTCGAGACAGCCCTACGCGTGCGGCCTGGACGCCGCCGTCGACGTCATGGGCGGCAAGTGGAAGGCGCGCATCCTGTGGCGGCTCAGCGAGGGCACGCGGCGCTTCGGGGAGCTCAGGCGCGACATCCCCGGCATCAGCGAGAAGATGCTGATCCAGCAGCTGCGCGAGATGGAGGCGCACGGGCTGGTGCGCCGCGAGATCCACCGGCAGGTCCCGCCCAAGGTGGAGTACTCGCTCACCGGGTTCGGGGCGTCGCTGAACGCCGCGCTGGAACCGCTCGGCGAGTGGGGGCACGCCCACATGGAGCGCATCGCCGCCGCGCAGGAGTCCCTGGAACAGGAGAGGGCGAGGCCGCGCGGCGCGCGGCCGTAG
- a CDS encoding NAD(P)/FAD-dependent oxidoreductase: MSPHIVVLGAGYSGLVAAKLLAAESGVRVTLVNAGDRFTERVRLHQLAAGETLRDLPLRDLLAGTGVELVLARVTAIDTGARAVRLAGDLPDLSYDTLVYALGSGADLDAVPGAAEHAHAVAAPDQAGRLRARMAEAATVAVVGGGLTGIESAAELAEAHPGVKVRLVTGGVLGEGLSRRGRGHVRRVFARLGVEVREHAEVAEVRADGLVLQDDEHLAADTVVWTTGFRVQDLAREAGIAVDERGRVRVDATLRSVSHPDVYGAGDAAAVRGPGGRELRMACATGIPTGQTAARAIAARLAGREARPLRFRFFNQCVSLGRHDALVQFVRADDTPREAVLTGRLAALYKEGIVRGTIIAMRHPAVPSSL, translated from the coding sequence ATGTCACCTCACATCGTGGTCCTCGGGGCGGGCTACTCCGGGCTGGTCGCCGCGAAGCTCCTGGCGGCGGAGAGCGGCGTCCGCGTCACGCTCGTCAACGCGGGCGACCGGTTCACCGAGCGCGTGCGCCTGCACCAGCTCGCCGCCGGGGAGACCCTGCGCGACCTGCCGCTGCGCGACCTGCTCGCCGGCACCGGCGTCGAGCTCGTCCTCGCCCGCGTGACGGCGATCGACACCGGCGCCCGCGCGGTGCGCCTGGCCGGGGACCTCCCCGACCTCTCCTACGACACGCTGGTCTACGCCCTCGGCAGCGGCGCCGACCTCGACGCGGTGCCCGGCGCCGCCGAGCACGCCCACGCCGTCGCCGCACCGGACCAGGCCGGGCGGCTGCGCGCCCGCATGGCGGAGGCGGCCACGGTCGCCGTGGTCGGCGGCGGCCTGACCGGCATCGAGTCCGCCGCCGAGCTGGCCGAGGCCCACCCCGGGGTCAAGGTGCGGCTGGTGACCGGCGGCGTCCTCGGCGAGGGGCTGTCCCGGCGCGGACGGGGGCACGTGCGGCGCGTGTTCGCCCGGCTCGGCGTCGAGGTCCGCGAGCACGCCGAGGTCGCCGAGGTGCGCGCCGACGGCCTGGTCCTCCAGGACGACGAGCATCTCGCCGCCGACACCGTGGTCTGGACGACCGGCTTCCGCGTCCAGGACCTGGCCCGGGAGGCCGGGATCGCCGTGGACGAGCGGGGCCGCGTACGCGTCGACGCCACGCTGCGCTCGGTGTCCCACCCGGACGTCTACGGCGCCGGCGACGCGGCGGCCGTGCGGGGGCCGGGCGGGCGTGAGCTGCGCATGGCCTGCGCCACCGGCATCCCCACCGGCCAGACGGCCGCGCGCGCCATCGCCGCCCGGCTCGCCGGGCGGGAGGCCAGGCCGCTGCGCTTCCGCTTCTTCAACCAGTGCGTGAGCCTCGGCCGGCACGACGCGCTGGTCCAGTTCGTGCGCGCCGACGACACCCCGCGCGAGGCCGTGCTCACCGGCCGCCTGGCCGCCCTCTACAAGGAGGGCATCGTCCGCGGCACGATCATCGCGATGCGCCACCCCGCGGTCCCGTCCTCCCTGTGA